The window TTCTCCTTGCTTAAGAGCATTTACTGCTTCTTCTACTGAATGATACATACAATCGCCTCCTAGAATCCGTGCTCTTTTAAAAATGATGGGGTCAATCGGGATGGCTGCTTATCGCCTTGTTCTTTTGTTAAAAAGCGATAAATGTATTTGCCGATCATGTCACACTCTATATTCACGATCTCTCCCATAGATTTAGTCAGGAAAATAGTTCCTTCAAGTGTATGAGGAATAATAGAGACTGTGACGTGTGAATCTTGCAAATCGAAAATGGTTAAGCTGACACCATCTATTGCGATCGAACCCTTTTGCGTGAGCATATCTGTGAGGGTCTTGTCCATCTCTAAATCATAGTAAATGGCATTACTTTTCTTTTCTATTCGGGTAATGACTGCCGT is drawn from Bacillus pumilus and contains these coding sequences:
- the ribE gene encoding riboflavin synthase, with the translated sequence MFTGIIEEVGTVQSLSKKSADAMEIVIKCSRVLEDVHLGDSIAINGVCLTVTSFTKVQFAADVMPETVKATSLDQLTSGSPVNLERAMSSNGRFGGHFVSGHVDGTAVITRIEKKSNAIYYDLEMDKTLTDMLTQKGSIAIDGVSLTIFDLQDSHVTVSIIPHTLEGTIFLTKSMGEIVNIECDMIGKYIYRFLTKEQGDKQPSRLTPSFLKEHGF